ttgcacaagattttaatcacaTTAGGAGCTTCAGCTTTCTCTCTCAAAAATTCAACCCATGAATATCTGGTGAAGTCTTCCACCATTACCAGTATGTATCTCTTTCCCCCCAAGCTTTCAGTTCTAGAGGGTCCCATAAGATCTATGTGCAATAAATCCAAAGGTTGTTCAGTTAGGATAGCCGTAGTTTTCTTGTGAGCTATTCTGACTTGTTTTCCCAATTGACATGACCCACACACAGGAGTCTCCACTTTACCTAGCTCAGGCAACCCTATCACCATATCTTTCTTGGCAATCTTGGACAGATTTTTATGATTCACATGTCCAAGTCTTTGGTGCCACAGGTCTGTTGCCTCACTCTTAGCACTGTTGCAACTATATTGAAAATTAGGAGTGATGCCATAACAATTGTCAGATGTCCTCGTTCCCTGCATCATGCAGTTTCCATCATTGTCTGAAACAATgcatttttctcttgaaaagcaAACCTCAGCACCATTGTCACACATTTGACTTATGCTGAGGAGATTTGTTTTTAATCCATCAACAAACAGTACTTCCCTCAAGACGGGTAGTCCAGGTatatcaatttcacattttcCAATTATATCAGCTTTTCCACCATCTCCAAAAGTTATTGTTCCACACTTGTATTCCTCAATAGTTTTAAACAAACTTCTATCACCTGACATGTGACGTGAGCATCCGCTGTCAAGGTACCACACATATGTGTCTCTAGTCTTTAGAGCAATGTGTGCCACATGACATGTGTTTCTTTCTCCAGTTCTGACCCACATCTTTCTAACTTTTGGAGAACCACCCTTTTTGGTAGTTAACAGTTGGTCTAACTTGACATTCAGCATCTCATTCTGCCTGGTTAAGGCCATGACTTGACTCCAAAGATTCAGATGTCCTCTTCTTGGTTgtctatctccatttttcatgtgatTCTTTCTAAGCTCATAGCAATTTGGTCGGATGTGGCCAGCCCTACCACAATTATGACACACATAGTTTTCTTTGCTATCTCTTTGTCTCCTGAATGAAGAGGTATACTTAGGAGCAGTTATGAGACGTTTATCCATGTTTGGAGGATGCATACTTTTGCTTTGAAAAGGTGCATGTTCATACCCGATGTATCTTTTCAGCTTAAAACACTCCGTTACAACATGACCTATTTTTCCACAGTGATGACAGATGGGTCTTGCATTTCTAGTTTTTGGTTTCACATGAGACCGAACACCCATTTGGACATGAGATGATTTCTTGCCCTTGTCAGATGGGTTAGTCTTTCCATTGACTGCTGATTCACACACAAACACagtcttcttctcctttttgtgGGAAACCTTTGAGGTGGTTGCAGTTTTAGAGTTTACTGCATCATATCCTAGTCCACTCTTGTCACTAGGGGACTTTCCAAAACTTAGgatttcatccaacttttgtttccCGCTGGAGAAAGATTTTAGCTTTTCTTTCAGCAAGGttatttcactttcatgagtttTTAACTCATCTTCTAAAAACACCTTCTTCATTTTAAACTGATCAGCTAGAACAATGGCCTCAGTTAATTTGCCTTGAagctcttcattttctcttttaatgaagtctatctcttcaatgtgcactttgttgagtttcctcaatttgaCACATTCCTTATATAACTTCTCATACACTTCTTGcagctcatcttcatattcAGATTCATTTCCAGACTTGCTCTCATCATCCGACACATTTTCACTGTGTTGACTCTTGCTATCTACCGAGACAGTGAATGCCATgtaattcagatttctttttgGGGAAGAGTTCCTTAATGAATCACTTGACTCTGATTCACTCTCACTTAGGGATGCAATCTTTgctctttcttttgcctttttgtaGTTTAGACATTCCAGGCGAATATGTCCAAAACCATGGCATTCATGACACTGCACACTGGACTGACCCTTATCTCTATTTGTTCTAGTGTGCTTCTCAGAGTTTCTATCCTTGTTCCCTGAACTTGAGCTTCTGTTgtatctttcaaactttttcttctctaggctctgattctttttatttctagccacaaacattttcctgaatttcttagcataaaatgctatttctTTGTCACTCATAGTCAAATCATCGAATGACTCATCTGACTCCTCTCTAACAGTATTGAGAGCTATGGACTTATGCTTTTTGTCCattggaagagtatgttcatatgtttggagggagcccaccaattcttcaattctcataGTATCCACATTTTGCTTTCCTCAATAGCTGTAACCTTAGGACAAAatctctcaggaagagatctgagAACCTTTCTCACAACTCTATTCTCAGGAATTTTATCTCCTAGATTAAAGCGAGAGTTGAGAATATCATTTAGTTTGGCATAGAAAGCATCaaatgtttcatcatccttcattctcaactcttcaaaactagtagtcaacatttgaagcttagaattctttacagccttggtaccttcatgggtaatctCAAGAATATCCCAAGCTTCCTTACAATTTTGACACATTGATATCCGTTTGAATTCTTCCTGGGATATAGCCATAAAGATCGCATTAAgccctttgctattccaaccgCACTCACTTatttcatccctagagtaattttctaCACTTTTGGGAGTTCGTACTCCGTCAACAAGAACCTCTGGTTCTGTCCAACCATTTGTGATGGAAACCCatactcgttcatccacagattTCAAGAATGCTCTCATTCTCACTTTCCAACAAGCATAGTTGTTTCCATCAAAATaaggtggagatgtgagtgattgagacctatccatttaaaccactacagcaggatcacactcaggaactaaatcctaacGGAGTGAATcctctctgataccaattgaaaaagcagtggttctacccaacactacacctagagggggggtgaataggtgtaatctaatttttatggctttTTGAATAttagacaaacaagcagttaataaatgaatcaaataactcaaataatcaacacataatTTTGATCAcgaagtggaaactcatttgaagaacatcttcaaaatctaaaaccactccgggtgtaagacaccacctcaaatccactgtagaaattttagtttgttacaaccaatttagagacactcacaaaacctttgtagtagctaaacttggcttgcaacaccacgagtgacccactcgatctttacacgcatgtagtgtcggaactccgaccttcctatagcttcccacgagaacctctcgatctctgcatcaacggcagctccggactcttccgaccaacaaaaatgtccacttcaatggactcaagtaagagttgattttgaatgagttgtggtggagaaatgtttatccaagagagaatcaaacaaatgggggagagtttgctctaagaagttcttggaggcccttagggtttttgctctgattctccacaccaagaacagaagttaacctgttctatttatagttcccatcaaatgtggcgttcaaaaccctagtgatctggaacattggctcgagcgaaggtcgagcgaaacaatctgccaaagttcgctcgagcgacctgtCGAGCAAGTATCGAGcagtcgactctgcctgagttcgctcaagCTCAGTGTCGAGCAAGGGTTGAGCGActcactctgcctgggttcgctcgagctcagtgtcgagcgagggtcgagccgttgaatctgcctgagttcgctcgagctgtatgtcgagcgagggtcgagcggttgaatctgcctaagttcgctcgagctgtatgtcgagcgaaggtcgagcggtgcaatctacccaagttcgctcgagcgctccatcgagcgagggtcgagcgaagttgacttctttgaccaattttcaagcctttccgcaacaacacttgttacaacactattttacacaagttttcacaagaatatgccaatacgctcatttttccctcaacacatacaagtaatattttttttatagttaaataccatacaaattatattaatcattatttactatatatatataatatatgtatatatatatatatatcaaacaagAACATGGGACTTCATAAAGTTTCCTATTGCATAACTATATAAGGTAGACAAAACTTGTATCAAGCTAAAAGGGTCATGTGAAGGATTTCTCAGGAAGGGCTGTTACATTCATGGGTGATTTTCATGCTGGAGATTAATAACCATCTGTTATGGTTATAACAGTTGTTTGGTACTACATTCTACGTAACACTCCAGATGGTAAAGGGTGATGATAAAGGGCTACTAGGCCTGCAAAATGTCCTATGAAAGCAAGTAACATAGTTTAAGATCCCCTTGACGCCTGAAATATTTCCAACTGTAAATGATTACACTAATCACGAGTAACCTAATCTACCAATTGTACAAAGGTCGAGTAACCCACATCACAAAGCAGTCAAGGGGAAAACAATGAGCATTCCCACAATGCCATCATAAATCAAATTCTTTAGCACAAATTTTCTCCATTGGTTTATAGGCGAGAAATCTAAATTTAGGAGTTAATCCAGCATGATTCACAAGGATTCAGAGCCTAattaatgtgatatatatgtaaaaaattatatatatgattgggTAAACAATTTACAATGAAAAACTGTGAAGAAAAGACTGGGCTAGCACTTAGGAACTAGAGATACACATGCATAGAAATGTCTACAATAGGCGAGAGATTTACCAAGAGGGAGAGGGACATACAGAGATTTGAGAAGAGAAATTAATAATAGGCAAAGAATATttatgagagagagattgaCCTTTATTCAAGTATCCAGTAATCAACAGCTTGGCCATGAGTGGCAGCAACTGGCGGCAGTGAGGTTCCACAAGGCAACGAAAAGAGAAACCACCACCactatttttctcaaattatgcAGTGTTGAAAGGAAAAGGGATCTCTCGGGTTGAGTTTTGAAGGCAAAACTGCGTGGAACATTTTGTTGTAAAATGCAAAAATAGAGGTATATACCACAACCATTTAACACGAACACAATCTCCTCGCTTTAGGTGGTTTTTCGCCATGACTTTTTATCCGTCGCACGATTTTTGGTGATAAATGTCAAAACTTATTGTGACGGAAGGGTTTTGTCCCGTAAGCCAGTATTTCCCACTAGTGCTAGTCACAGAGAACAAAATCGTGTGAAAAAATGCTTTTTCTTCTTGTAGTGTCCATTTCCATGGGATGAGCACATGTACAATTCCTCAATCTCCAATTTgtacatactttttttttaactataccaagaaaaattatatgCATGTTGCTCATCATGAGTCGTCATGCTTCTACATCATGTGCATGATGTGGATGAGACAGAAATTTTAAGGCACGTATTTGGATTGTTATCCAATATTATTCATGTTGTAGATGACATATGATTTAGATTGTAAAATGTAAAACCTAAAAGAGTGCAAAGAGGCAAAACGAAGCACAACAAGGAAGAAAACCTAGCAAAACAAACAtgaatatctattattattattattattattattattctgtATTGTTTCTATATGTTTAAGACGTTTGTACTTTGTAGAACATGACAACATGTAgtaaattagtattggtttGTGTACTGTGTAGACTAAGATTGATTTGTGTACTGAGTAGTAAGCTTGATTTGAGTCTTAAGATGAGTGAACTAAAACCTAGATTTGAGTCTTAAACTTGCGATGTTTGCCATGTTGCAAACTAGCTACTATGTAATtactaattataatttttgttttattttaaaaattaggtTATTACATGGAATCTTCGTCGAGTCCAATTGATGTTGAAGGAGATGATTTGAAGGAGACCCACATCAAAATCCCCTAGTGCCACTactagtagtacttgtccatTACCTAAAAAGTAGAAGGGGAAGGATCCATCGATTGTAATGGACAATTTTATGAAAGTGAAGGGTTGTCCTGTAGATGATCCgaaaattaaatacaattatTGTGGCAAGAAGTATGCTCGCCACTCAAAGAGGAACGGAACTTCAACAATGGTCTTTTAAACATTGGTTTAAAGTGTCATGTCATACCACAGTTACCAGAAATTGTATGATTTAGAAAGGgggaaacttaaaaaaaaaagtgtgtaaAGATGGTGACATGAGGATTTCATTAACGACTGATACATGAACATCGGTAtagaatttgaattatatgtgtGTAACTAAACATTTCATCAATAAGGAttgaaaattatagaaaaaaaaatcattaatttttgtttaatctctAATCATCGAGGGGATACTATTGGGAGATATGTTGAGTTCTGCTTGCTTAATTGGGGCATTGATAGAATATTGATTGTAACtattgataatgcaagttcgaatgatactgcaattACATATTTGAAACAATTTTTGACAGAGAATGTGTTGGGGGTAAGTATATCCACATGAGGTATTGTACTCATATATTGAATCCTATTGTGAATGAGGGTTTGAAGAAGTGCAATAACGCAATCACAATGGTTACAAATGCGATTAGATATGTGTGTTTATCCCCCATAAgattagacaagtttaagagatgtgcagaaaaagaaaaaattgattgttaGAAAATATTGTGTCTTGATGTATAGACACAATGGAACTAAATACATATGATGTTGGAGGCAACTGCAAAGTTTGAGAAGGCTTTCAGGCGGATGGAGAGTGAGGATTATAATTTCCTCACTTATTTTGATGATGGGCACATGGGATCTCCTAAAGCTAAAGAGTGGGAGACAGTGCGGGTGTATGTTAAGTTTCTTGAAATGTTTTATGAGGCCACTAATAAATTTTCTGGGTCTTTATATGTGATAGCCAACACTAGttttttagagatttgtgaTCTCCAAAATGAGTTAATTACGATGAGCGAGAGCAGTAACAATTGTTTGAGGAACATGGCCATAAATATGAGaacaaaatatgataagtattgggggTCATTAGAGAGGATGAATTTGTTTATGTTAATTTCTATTGTGCTTGATCCACAAAGCAAATTAGGGCTTCTTACTTTCTACCTAAAGAAAATTCATGATGGGTTTCTTATTGAGAAGTTAGTCTCGAGTGCGAGACAGGTATTAGGAGATTTGTATACGGAGTATAATGCTACATTCGGTTCCACCACGAGTACCCAAGATCATGAACCCCTTCAAACACCTAGAACCATGAATGATGGTGATGGCAAACGTGAGACCAAATGGTTCTGCTAGTGGTATAGGGCATCTTCTGCCATGGGATCTAGTATTGCCAAAACAGAAGTGGATCGATATTTATCATATGGTTGTAAGGCACTTATCTCATCGTTTGACTTATTGACATGGTGGAAAATTAATGAGCCTAACTATCATATACTACGAGAATTAAACGAGAGTTACTGTTCATGTTTGTTTCCACAGTTGCATTCGAGTCAGCATTAAGTAACGGGAAGTTGTGTGCTCGATCCTTTCTGGAGTTTGTTGGCTCTGAGAACTGTTGAGGCACTTATTTGtactcaaaattggttaagTCATTCGTCAACAACCATTAATATTCATGAGGCTATAGATAATGTGGAGAGTTTTGTAGTAAAATCAGGTAATGTTTTATTtgctataatttaattttaatatttttcataatccaAATTTACTAACCTTTGATGTTTTATTctcattattaatatttattaatgtttgTATATAGAGTTAGGCATACAATCAGACGTGACAGCTATTGACATTGAAGGTTGAAGGTTGAAGGTTTGAACCAGCAATAAGCAAAAATGAATatcgattattattattattattttttgaattgtttCTATGTTTAAGACAAGTTGTTTTGTAATATGTAATCATAAACATCTagtgaagttatttttatttttgttttaattatgtagtaagtaGTAAGTAAAATAGTTACTAGTTACTAACTAATAGTTTATGATGAATGATAAATGGAAAAGATTTTGGATGATGAATTGAGAAATAAAGCTCAAAAATATCTTggatgatgaattgagaataaaaaaaatcctaaaagaATATTGAATTGGGCAAGAAAAAAAGTCGCAAAAATTTGGCCCAAACCGCCCAACCGGCCGATATCGGTACGACTAGTTTTTGCACCTTGTACCAGTCAGTTTTGACCGGTTTATAAGTCTAAAATAGACTAATAggtcgggttttttttttttttacaaaaaccaGACTAAGTAGGTCAGTTTTCACCCCTAGTATAGTGAGTAGCCACACGAGCTGCTCGGAGTCAAGGCTCCTCAAATCGGCAAAGGACTCCCATCGGTGGCACATATGGTGGCTGGTGCCAATATCCACCCTCTAGTGATGGTGCCGATTGAAGGAAAAAGCAGAGAGGGAGATGGGTGTTACCGATAAAGTGAATTGAATGAGGTGATGAGGGTGAAGGGGTTGAGGACAACGACGCGAGCAAGGAGATGAGCTTCTGGTACAACTCTGGCTACAAACCAGGGACAAGACTCGAGGCCGAGGGAATGGAGGTGACCTAGTTCGCAATTGGTGGAGGTTACCCAAGAATAGAGGGCCGCGACTTTGGGCAAGGCTCTCGATCAGTAGGATATAGCCCACAAGGGCCATATAAGCAGAGGGTATGGATCGATTAGGCTGATACCATGTGAAAactgagaagaagaaaaattttatttcctttgtattGATTGATTTGTGTACATCTTtacaaataaatagatttaCAAGAGACTAAGTATAGAAACATGTACATATGGTAAGTGGACTAATTAGACTAATGCATAAATTAAGTTGATTGCTGATTTTCTAGAGTAAGTATATGAGAAGATAGATAACTatcaatagatatatatatatatatatatccagtaAGGATTGAGAAGACAATGAAACGTGACGTAACATTTTTGGGTCATTAATTGCCCATGCATGCTTAAATACATAAGAT
This is a stretch of genomic DNA from Carya illinoinensis cultivar Pawnee chromosome 15, C.illinoinensisPawnee_v1, whole genome shotgun sequence. It encodes these proteins:
- the LOC122296892 gene encoding uncharacterized protein LOC122296892; the encoded protein is MRAFLKSVDERVWVSITNGWTEPEVLVDGVRTPKSVENYSRDEISECGWNSKGLNAIFMAISQEEFKRISMCQNCKEAWDILEITHEGNKDRNSEKHTRTNRDKGQSSVQCHECHGFGHIRLECLNYKKAKERAKIASLSESESESSDSLRNSSPKRNLNYMAFTVSVDSKSQHSENVSDDESKSGNESEYEDELQEVENEELQGKLTEAIVLADQFKMKKVFLEDELKTHESEITLLKEKLKSFSSGKQKLDEILSFGKSPSDKSGLGYDAVNSKTATTSKVSHKKEKKTVFVCESAVNGKTNPSDKGKKSSHVQMGVRSHVKPKTRNARPICHHCGKIGHVVTECFKLKRYIGYEHAPFQSKSMHPPNMDKRLITAPKYTSSFRRQRDSKENYVCHNCGRAGHIRPNCYELRKNHMKNGDRQPRRGHLNLWSQVMALTRQNEMLNVKLDQLLTTKKGGSPKVRKMWVRTGERNTCHVAHIALKTRDTYVWYLDSGCSRHMSGDRSLFKTIEEYKCGTITFGDGGKADIIGKCEIDIPGLPVLREVLFVDGLKTNLLSISQMCDNGAEVCFSREKCIVSDNDGNCMMQGTRTSDNCYGITPNFQYSCNSAKSEATDLWHQRLGHVNHKNLSKIAKKDMVIGLPELGKVETPVCGSCQLGKQVRIAHKKTTAILTEQPLDLLHIDLMGPSRTESLGGKRYILVMVEDFTRYSWVEFLREKAEAPNVIKILCKKLQNEQGKVIVRIRSDHGREFDNSNLESFCDEEGISQEFSAPITPQQNGVVERKNRVI